Proteins from a single region of Pseudopedobacter saltans DSM 12145:
- a CDS encoding M23 family metallopeptidase: MAKTKYYFNSQTLKYEKVKLSLKIKILKAIGFISTAMVFSFIIIALAYTFLDSPKEQQLKREINQLSLQYEILQERLKKTDNVLQVLEDRDDNIYRVIFEAEPISKDVRNAGFGGVNRYKSLENYEYGKLMMETTKKMDILSKKLYVQSKSYDELTKLVNSKEKMISSIPAIQPVDSRKLRGAISGFGYRIHPIYKIRKMHSGIDFTAPVGTPIYATGDGVVIAQGNERGYGNRIMINHGYGYVTKYAHMSKFKAKKGERVKRGDLIGYVGNTGASTGPHLHYEVFKNGKVVNPMNFFFNDLTPAEYIAMLEMASKENQSFD, from the coding sequence ATGGCAAAAACGAAATACTATTTTAATTCACAGACTTTAAAATATGAAAAAGTAAAATTAAGTCTGAAAATTAAAATTCTAAAAGCCATCGGCTTCATATCCACAGCTATGGTCTTCTCTTTTATCATCATAGCTCTGGCATATACCTTTTTAGACTCTCCAAAAGAACAACAATTAAAAAGGGAAATCAACCAGTTGAGTTTACAATATGAGATTCTTCAGGAACGCCTAAAGAAAACAGATAACGTTTTACAAGTGCTGGAAGATAGAGATGATAATATTTACAGAGTAATTTTTGAAGCAGAACCTATATCGAAAGATGTGCGTAACGCCGGATTTGGCGGGGTAAACCGTTACAAAAGCTTAGAAAACTATGAATACGGGAAGCTAATGATGGAAACTACAAAAAAGATGGATATTTTATCTAAGAAACTGTACGTACAATCTAAGTCTTATGATGAGTTAACAAAATTAGTAAACTCAAAAGAGAAGATGATTTCTTCTATTCCTGCTATACAGCCGGTAGACAGCCGGAAACTAAGAGGGGCAATATCAGGTTTTGGTTATAGAATCCACCCTATTTACAAAATCCGTAAAATGCATTCGGGAATTGATTTTACAGCACCAGTTGGTACTCCTATTTATGCTACGGGGGACGGAGTTGTAATTGCACAAGGGAATGAAAGAGGTTATGGAAACCGGATTATGATTAATCATGGTTACGGGTATGTCACCAAATATGCTCACATGAGCAAGTTTAAAGCAAAAAAAGGAGAACGTGTTAAACGTGGCGACCTGATTGGATATGTGGGAAATACCGGAGCTTCAACTGGTCCGCATTTACATTATGAAGTATTTAAAAATGGTAAGGTAGTAAATCCAATGAATTTCTTCTTCAATGACCTTACTCCTGCAGAATATATCGCCATGCTTGAAATGGCTTCAAAAGAGAATCAATCTTTTGACTAA
- the coaBC gene encoding bifunctional phosphopantothenoylcysteine decarboxylase/phosphopantothenate--cysteine ligase CoaBC produces MLKGKNILLGVCGSIASYKSAELVRLFVKADAQVKVILTKDASSFITPLTLSTLSKNPVYSKYYKEDTGEWNNHVELALWADVFIIAPISANTMAKFANGLCDNLLSATYLSAKCPVYFAPAMDLDMWKHFSTKANLEKLQSYGNKLINPGTGELASGLSGKGRMAEPADIFNVIANHFNDNLALKGKKVLVTAGPTYEAIDPVRFIGNHSSGKMGLALAHACAEQGAEVTLICGPTQLEQNHASIKRIDVISASEMFDEVLKYYDSTDICILSAAVADYTPVIVADNKIKKTSDSFDLELKKTKDIAAYLGAHKQKQILVGFALETQNEISNAISKLERKNLDFIVLNSLNDKGAGFQGNENKITIIKKNKEQLSFDLKPKDAVAQDILTVIKELI; encoded by the coding sequence ATGCTTAAAGGGAAAAACATACTATTGGGGGTATGCGGAAGTATTGCAAGTTACAAATCGGCAGAATTAGTTCGTCTGTTTGTAAAAGCAGACGCTCAGGTCAAAGTGATTTTAACCAAAGATGCTTCATCCTTTATCACTCCTCTTACGCTTTCCACGCTTTCTAAAAATCCGGTATACAGCAAATATTATAAAGAAGATACAGGCGAATGGAATAATCATGTAGAATTAGCCTTATGGGCTGATGTGTTTATCATAGCTCCTATTTCAGCAAATACCATGGCTAAATTTGCAAACGGACTGTGCGATAACCTGCTTAGTGCTACGTACCTTTCTGCAAAATGCCCGGTTTATTTTGCTCCTGCCATGGACTTAGACATGTGGAAACATTTTTCTACAAAAGCAAATCTAGAAAAACTACAATCCTACGGAAATAAACTAATAAATCCGGGAACAGGCGAACTAGCCAGTGGGCTGTCTGGTAAAGGGAGAATGGCCGAACCTGCAGATATTTTCAACGTTATAGCCAATCATTTTAATGACAATCTAGCTTTGAAAGGAAAAAAAGTCCTGGTAACAGCCGGCCCAACCTACGAAGCAATTGACCCGGTTAGATTTATAGGGAATCATTCTTCGGGAAAAATGGGTTTAGCTCTGGCGCATGCCTGTGCAGAGCAAGGTGCAGAAGTAACACTGATATGTGGACCAACTCAATTAGAACAAAACCACGCTTCTATAAAAAGAATAGATGTTATATCTGCGTCAGAAATGTTCGATGAAGTGCTTAAATATTACGATTCAACTGATATTTGTATACTAAGTGCCGCAGTTGCTGACTATACGCCTGTTATTGTGGCAGACAACAAAATAAAGAAAACGAGTGACTCTTTTGATCTTGAATTAAAGAAGACAAAGGATATTGCGGCTTATTTAGGTGCGCATAAGCAAAAGCAGATTTTAGTTGGCTTCGCATTAGAAACACAGAATGAAATTTCTAATGCAATCAGTAAATTAGAGCGCAAGAATCTTGATTTTATTGTTCTAAACTCATTGAATGATAAAGGTGCCGGTTTTCAGGGGAATGAAAATAAAATAACTATCATTAAGAAAAATAAAGAGCAATTAAGCTTCGATCTGAAACCGAAAGATGCTGTTGCACAAGATATTTTAACTGTCATTAAAGAATTGATATGA
- the porD gene encoding type IX secretion system protein PorD, producing the protein MRYCLSLILSFFTVVNIQAQDLNARVQILTPQIQNTNKRPIEILEQTITDFLNNRKWSNDQIKANERIDCSFVLNIKEWDGSSNFKAEAQIISTRPVFNSSYNSTSLSISDKSFDFNFSEGQPFDYSEQNYINNLTSLLAFYAYIIVGLDYDSFSKLGGSAYYTKAQTVLNNAQSSGYAGWQAHENLKNRYWLVENLLSKSFHPLREFIYAYHREGLDMMSDNLSKGRKNILDVLPKLEEIDRQKQGAIFMQTFFTAKADELANVFSKADPTEKMKVYNLLSGIDPSNIRKYDILKKR; encoded by the coding sequence ATGAGATATTGTTTATCCCTTATATTGAGTTTTTTTACTGTTGTGAATATTCAGGCACAAGACCTGAACGCCCGTGTACAGATACTTACTCCGCAGATACAAAACACCAATAAAAGACCGATAGAAATTTTGGAACAAACGATCACCGATTTTTTGAATAATCGCAAATGGTCTAATGATCAGATAAAAGCTAACGAGAGGATAGATTGTAGTTTTGTACTGAACATAAAAGAATGGGATGGTTCAAGTAATTTCAAAGCCGAAGCTCAAATTATAAGCACCAGACCTGTATTTAATTCTTCTTATAATTCCACTTCGTTAAGTATCAGCGATAAGAGCTTCGATTTCAATTTTTCAGAAGGACAGCCTTTTGATTATTCCGAGCAAAACTATATCAATAACTTAACATCGCTATTGGCTTTTTATGCTTATATCATTGTAGGATTGGATTATGACAGTTTCAGTAAACTGGGAGGATCTGCCTATTATACAAAAGCACAAACGGTGTTAAATAACGCACAATCTTCTGGATACGCAGGTTGGCAGGCGCATGAAAACTTAAAGAACAGATATTGGCTGGTAGAGAATTTACTTAGCAAAAGCTTTCATCCACTTAGAGAGTTCATTTACGCTTATCATCGCGAGGGTTTGGATATGATGTCGGATAATTTATCCAAAGGGAGAAAAAACATTTTAGATGTTCTCCCTAAGCTGGAAGAAATAGACAGACAAAAACAAGGAGCTATTTTTATGCAAACTTTCTTTACCGCAAAGGCAGATGAATTAGCAAATGTATTTTCTAAAGCGGATCCGACAGAAAAAATGAAGGTATATAATTTACTTTCAGGCATAGATCCGTCTAACATCAGAAAATACGATATTCTTAAAAAACGATAA
- a CDS encoding ribulokinase, whose translation MFVIGVDYGTDSVRSVVVNAKNGEELASSVFYYPRWKKGEFCDPAKNQFRQHPLDYIEGLETTIKDCLSKAGQDIARQVKAISVDTTGSTPIAVDKNGTPLSLKPDFEDNPNAMFVLWKDHTSIKEAEEINKHAEKFDINYLQYVGGIYSSEWYWAKLLHVLREDEAVRNSIYTFVEHCDWIPFLLSGGNEASDLKRGVCSAGHKALYAEEFGGLPPEEFFTSLDPLLAGFRGKAFDKTYTSAEVAGTISEEWAAKLGVPVDVKIGVGAFDCHMGAVGGQIEPYYLSKVMGTSTCDMLVAPIDEVKDTLVKGICGQVNGSIIPNMIGMEAGQSAFGDAYAWFKNVLAWPLKNLGTDLLEEEIIKKIEDQIIPELAKRANELDPEHEAEFAIEWLNGRRTPDANQALTGALFGLSLGTDAPNIFRAIVEATCFGARTIVERFVEQGIPIKGLIGLGGVAKKSPFIMQMMADVMNMSIKIHKSEQTCAIGAAMFAATVAGIYPKVEDAMVAMGQGFDAEYFPNPRRVEIYEKRFQNYLKAGAFVESNS comes from the coding sequence ATGTTTGTAATAGGAGTAGATTACGGTACGGATTCTGTTAGGTCTGTAGTGGTTAATGCGAAAAATGGGGAAGAGTTGGCTTCTTCTGTGTTTTACTATCCGAGATGGAAAAAGGGAGAGTTTTGTGATCCGGCAAAAAATCAATTTAGGCAACATCCGCTAGACTATATAGAGGGTTTAGAAACTACAATTAAAGATTGTTTAAGCAAAGCTGGGCAAGATATTGCCAGACAAGTTAAAGCCATATCTGTTGATACAACTGGCTCTACTCCGATTGCTGTTGATAAAAACGGTACACCCTTATCGCTAAAGCCTGATTTTGAGGATAATCCTAATGCTATGTTCGTTTTATGGAAAGATCATACTTCTATAAAAGAAGCAGAGGAAATAAATAAGCATGCAGAAAAATTTGATATCAATTACCTGCAATATGTTGGAGGGATTTATTCTTCCGAGTGGTATTGGGCCAAATTACTTCACGTTTTAAGAGAGGATGAAGCTGTTAGAAATAGTATCTATACTTTTGTTGAGCACTGTGATTGGATTCCGTTTTTATTATCCGGTGGAAATGAAGCTTCCGATTTGAAAAGAGGTGTTTGTTCTGCGGGACACAAAGCTTTATATGCAGAGGAGTTTGGCGGATTACCTCCGGAAGAGTTTTTTACATCGTTAGACCCGCTTTTAGCTGGGTTCAGAGGAAAAGCTTTTGATAAGACTTATACATCTGCAGAAGTTGCTGGAACTATTAGTGAGGAATGGGCAGCGAAATTAGGTGTTCCTGTTGACGTAAAAATAGGTGTCGGTGCATTTGATTGCCATATGGGTGCTGTTGGAGGACAGATAGAACCATACTATTTAAGTAAAGTAATGGGTACTTCTACCTGTGATATGCTGGTTGCTCCAATAGATGAAGTAAAAGATACTTTAGTAAAGGGGATTTGTGGTCAGGTGAATGGGTCAATCATTCCAAATATGATAGGTATGGAAGCAGGGCAATCTGCCTTTGGTGATGCTTATGCTTGGTTTAAAAATGTACTGGCGTGGCCATTGAAAAACCTGGGTACGGATTTGCTGGAAGAGGAGATTATCAAAAAAATTGAAGACCAGATTATTCCCGAACTGGCAAAAAGAGCAAATGAATTAGATCCGGAACATGAAGCTGAGTTTGCAATTGAATGGCTAAATGGCAGAAGAACTCCGGATGCAAATCAGGCGTTAACGGGTGCTTTGTTTGGTTTAAGCCTGGGAACCGATGCGCCAAACATATTTAGAGCTATTGTAGAAGCAACTTGTTTTGGAGCCAGAACAATTGTCGAGAGATTTGTAGAACAAGGTATCCCTATTAAAGGTCTGATAGGTTTGGGTGGGGTAGCCAAGAAATCTCCCTTTATAATGCAAATGATGGCGGATGTCATGAATATGTCTATTAAAATTCATAAATCAGAGCAAACTTGTGCCATCGGTGCAGCAATGTTTGCTGCTACTGTTGCAGGAATTTACCCAAAAGTAGAAGATGCCATGGTTGCTATGGGGCAAGGTTTTGATGCTGAATACTTTCCAAATCCGCGAAGGGTTGAAATTTATGAAAAGCGATTCCAAAATTACCTTAAAGCAGGCGCTTTTGTAGAGTCAAATAGTTAA
- the recN gene encoding DNA repair protein RecN: MLNRLYIKNYALIDSLDISFDKGLNILTGETGAGKSIILGALGLILGQRAESKYFFNQQKKCVIEGFFNIEGYQLNSFFEENDLDFEKETVLRREISLDGKSRAFVNDTPVNLTVLKQLGEQLIDIHSQHATLEIGAQNFQLLVTDLMAANQDLLKVYKTNFKSYKKKQEKLDELIRSSEQAKADLDYFQFQFNELEQANLLENEQETLESELNTLTHAEEIKNNLTNAYAVLEQSEINAVQLLKEASSQVQLLEKYQPELAELNERLKSSIIEIRDISSEIYNIDQSTAFNEERFVGINDRLNLIYSLQKKHRVSSNAELISLQKELSDKLNNALFIDEDILSLQNEIDKEKSILIQQAQDISERRKEAAPLIENFVQETLANIGMPDAQLKVDLQVRSNQTFDGHGIDNIKFLFTANKGHQLNELHKVASGGELSRLMLSIKSLIAKKTALPTIIFDEIDTGVSGEVAHKVGNIMEQLAQNMQVITITHLPQMASKGNSHFFVYKEVKDGLTYSQIKRLSQSERVTEIAKMLSGENPGESAFLNAKELLKLN; this comes from the coding sequence ATGCTTAATAGACTTTACATCAAAAACTACGCACTGATAGATTCTTTAGACATTTCTTTTGATAAAGGATTGAATATTCTCACTGGTGAAACCGGAGCAGGAAAATCTATCATATTAGGTGCATTGGGTTTAATTTTAGGACAAAGAGCAGAAAGCAAATATTTCTTCAATCAACAGAAAAAATGCGTGATTGAAGGTTTTTTCAATATAGAAGGTTATCAGCTAAACAGCTTTTTTGAAGAGAATGATCTTGATTTCGAAAAAGAAACGGTATTAAGAAGAGAAATCTCTTTAGATGGAAAATCCCGGGCATTTGTTAATGATACTCCTGTTAACTTAACTGTATTAAAACAGTTGGGAGAACAACTGATAGATATCCATTCGCAACACGCTACATTAGAAATTGGAGCGCAGAATTTCCAACTGCTGGTAACAGATTTAATGGCTGCAAATCAGGATCTGTTAAAAGTATATAAAACCAATTTCAAATCGTACAAAAAGAAACAGGAGAAACTGGACGAGCTTATCCGTTCCAGCGAACAGGCTAAAGCCGATCTTGACTATTTTCAATTTCAGTTTAATGAATTGGAACAGGCTAACCTGCTTGAAAACGAGCAAGAAACTCTGGAATCTGAACTGAATACGTTGACTCATGCGGAGGAAATAAAGAATAACCTGACTAACGCTTATGCTGTATTAGAACAAAGCGAAATAAACGCTGTACAGCTGCTTAAGGAAGCCTCTTCTCAAGTTCAATTGCTCGAAAAGTATCAACCGGAATTAGCTGAACTTAATGAGCGTTTAAAAAGCAGCATTATTGAAATCCGCGATATTTCATCTGAAATTTACAATATAGACCAATCTACGGCTTTTAACGAAGAACGCTTTGTGGGAATAAATGATAGACTGAACCTGATTTATAGCTTACAAAAAAAGCATCGAGTCTCAAGCAATGCAGAGTTGATTTCCCTGCAAAAGGAATTGTCCGACAAACTGAATAACGCATTGTTTATTGATGAGGATATTCTCTCGCTGCAAAATGAAATCGATAAGGAAAAAAGCATTTTGATACAACAAGCCCAGGATATATCTGAGAGAAGGAAGGAAGCGGCTCCGCTTATCGAAAATTTTGTACAGGAAACTTTAGCTAATATTGGAATGCCTGATGCTCAACTTAAAGTAGATTTACAGGTTAGAAGCAATCAAACTTTTGATGGGCATGGTATTGATAATATTAAATTTCTTTTCACTGCCAATAAAGGGCATCAACTGAATGAACTGCATAAAGTAGCTTCTGGTGGAGAACTATCCAGGTTAATGCTGAGCATCAAATCTCTCATCGCTAAAAAAACAGCTTTACCTACCATTATATTTGATGAAATTGACACCGGTGTTTCTGGCGAGGTTGCACATAAAGTAGGAAATATTATGGAGCAGCTTGCACAGAACATGCAGGTAATTACTATTACGCACTTGCCGCAAATGGCCAGCAAAGGCAACTCACACTTTTTTGTTTATAAGGAAGTTAAAGATGGACTTACTTATTCTCAAATCAAAAGACTTAGTCAGAGCGAGCGTGTTACCGAGATCGCTAAAATGTTAAGTGGTGAAAACCCAGGCGAATCAGCTTTTTTAAATGCTAAAGAGTTATTGAAATTGAATTAA
- a CDS encoding FUSC family protein: MRPNIKKLLIEEVKNLFSLTPQRRHWAVPVLAALCIGAPLFIGLLLNQLSNALIISFSGLVILYIPIKSSFIDRMGKLLMCSFGFMVSYAVGLLFSFNFIISCITFGLLCGIIHYISLWLRLAPPGNFFFIMLASMGSAIPFNLALIPHHIGLVAIGTMTACTFALIYSLIQSKTSNTQLIHEKRDLSITGLKNYANHIEAVIIALFMFGAMLVGHLLEIEKPYWIPVSCIAVMQGVTIKHTWRRGLYRIAGTFMGMAFCWVILSLVNHAFVLYLVIVILQYIVEVVVTRNYALAVIFITPLTILLIEAGSPIMQHPTELIAIRMLDVLLGSIIGAIGGWFVHNEQIRHQALRRLRIAKVLFRKRKHV, from the coding sequence ATGAGGCCCAACATAAAAAAGCTATTAATCGAAGAAGTTAAAAACCTATTTAGCTTAACTCCACAAAGAAGGCATTGGGCTGTACCGGTTTTAGCTGCTTTATGTATTGGCGCCCCGTTATTCATCGGGTTATTGCTAAATCAGCTTAGCAATGCGCTTATAATTAGTTTTTCTGGCTTGGTGATACTTTATATCCCAATAAAATCCAGTTTTATAGATAGAATGGGAAAACTATTAATGTGTTCTTTTGGTTTCATGGTTTCTTACGCAGTTGGATTGCTATTCAGTTTCAACTTCATCATCTCCTGCATAACATTTGGGCTTTTATGTGGCATTATCCATTACATATCTCTATGGCTAAGACTTGCCCCACCCGGAAATTTCTTTTTCATTATGCTTGCATCTATGGGCAGCGCAATACCCTTTAACTTAGCACTAATCCCTCATCACATTGGTTTAGTTGCCATTGGTACCATGACAGCCTGTACATTTGCATTAATATATAGTTTAATACAATCTAAAACTTCCAATACACAACTTATCCATGAGAAGCGAGATTTATCCATAACGGGATTAAAGAACTATGCAAACCATATAGAAGCTGTTATAATCGCCCTGTTTATGTTTGGAGCAATGCTGGTTGGCCATTTATTGGAAATAGAAAAGCCATATTGGATTCCTGTTTCCTGCATAGCGGTTATGCAGGGTGTAACAATTAAACATACCTGGAGAAGGGGATTGTACCGAATAGCTGGTACTTTTATGGGAATGGCCTTTTGCTGGGTAATACTGTCTTTGGTAAACCATGCTTTTGTTTTATATCTCGTTATTGTTATACTACAGTATATTGTAGAAGTCGTCGTGACCAGAAATTACGCCTTAGCTGTAATATTTATTACACCTTTAACCATTTTGCTGATAGAAGCAGGAAGCCCAATTATGCAACATCCTACAGAATTGATTGCCATTAGAATGTTAGATGTTCTATTAGGAAGTATCATTGGAGCAATTGGCGGTTGGTTTGTACACAACGAACAGATAAGACACCAGGCACTCAGAAGATTACGAATAGCGAAGGTACTTTTCAGAAAAAGAAAACACGTATAA
- a CDS encoding outer membrane protein assembly factor BamD, whose product MLKSKGFSLLGLILIIGLSITGCKSKFEKLRESSDTGRKYQEAIKLYNKKDYTKALSLFDDLVQRYRGRSEAEDLYYYYAYTNYKLKDYISARYHFKTFADTYPSSPKAEECRFMTAYCMYLESPVYSLDQDNTYKAIESFQLFINLYPQSDRVAEASKLIESLRDKLEQKSFANAKLFLDIGDYQAAVIAFRNSIKDFPDTKYAEQIDYLTIEAQYLYAKNSREIKQEERYQEAIDEYDRFMERYPNSKYSKDANKLKEASLEGIEQAKKILASYTESKKATKNEQQQ is encoded by the coding sequence ATGTTAAAGAGTAAAGGTTTCTCATTATTAGGCTTAATATTAATTATTGGCTTGAGCATTACTGGCTGTAAAAGCAAATTTGAAAAGCTTAGAGAAAGCTCAGATACTGGCCGTAAATATCAGGAAGCTATAAAACTCTATAATAAAAAAGACTACACCAAAGCTTTGTCTTTATTTGATGATCTGGTACAGCGTTACAGGGGGCGTTCTGAGGCTGAGGATTTATACTACTATTACGCGTATACGAATTATAAATTAAAGGATTATATATCTGCAAGATATCACTTCAAAACTTTCGCAGACACTTATCCAAGTAGTCCAAAAGCAGAAGAATGCCGTTTCATGACTGCATATTGTATGTATTTGGAATCGCCGGTTTATTCTCTTGATCAGGACAACACTTATAAAGCGATTGAATCTTTTCAATTATTCATTAACCTTTATCCACAAAGCGACAGGGTTGCAGAAGCAAGTAAGCTAATCGAATCATTAAGAGATAAATTAGAGCAAAAGTCTTTCGCAAATGCAAAACTTTTTCTTGATATCGGAGATTATCAGGCTGCAGTAATAGCTTTCAGAAATTCTATCAAAGATTTTCCTGACACAAAATATGCAGAACAAATTGATTATCTGACCATTGAAGCTCAATATCTATATGCAAAAAATAGCCGCGAGATTAAACAGGAAGAAAGATATCAGGAAGCGATTGATGAATACGACCGTTTTATGGAAAGATATCCAAACAGTAAGTATTCTAAAGACGCAAATAAATTAAAAGAAGCCAGTTTAGAAGGTATAGAACAGGCGAAAAAAATATTAGCAAGTTATACAGAAAGTAAAAAGGCCACAAAAAATGAGCAACAACAATAA
- a CDS encoding DNA-directed RNA polymerase subunit omega, whose translation MSNNNKTTIANTTVTRDLRQLDPATGNLYESIVVISKRANQISANLKEELHSKLAEFASSNDNLEEVFENREQIEISKHYERMPKASLIAIDEFINGKVYHRNPSKEKKNNS comes from the coding sequence ATGAGCAACAACAATAAAACTACAATTGCAAACACTACTGTAACAAGAGATCTAAGACAATTAGACCCTGCAACAGGTAATCTATACGAGTCTATTGTAGTGATCAGCAAAAGAGCAAACCAAATTTCTGCTAATTTAAAAGAAGAGTTACATTCTAAATTAGCTGAGTTTGCCAGCAGCAACGACAATCTGGAAGAAGTTTTCGAAAACAGAGAACAAATCGAGATTTCTAAACACTACGAAAGAATGCCTAAAGCTTCTTTAATTGCGATTGATGAGTTTATCAATGGTAAAGTATATCACAGAAATCCTTCTAAAGAGAAAAAAAACAATAGCTAA